In bacterium, the sequence CAGCCCGTTCGCCACAACTCGACGCAGGCCAACTTCTGCATCCAGGGGGGCGGGCATACGATCGTGAAAGGGAAGACGATCCGCTTCACCCAGTACGACGTCTGGATCCACCCATCGCTCGCCACCTACACCCACGTCAACGACACCAAGGAGCTGCAGGTCCGTCTCACCTACAGCAACGCCCCGGTCCTCGAGAAGATGATGATCCACTACGTCGAGGACAACCCGCAGGCAGAAGAGGCCGGCGAAGAGGCGGAGGGGGGAGAGGCAGGGCCCAAGCCGGCGCACCCCCCGTTTCCCGACTTCATCCAGATCGACGACGAAGGCTCCACCCTGATGTCGTACGAGAAGCTGATCAACCCCGAGGCGGTCGAGCAGCGGCCCCTCCACTGGCCGTGGGCGCGGGTCAAGGCCGAACTCGACAAGCTCGCGGTCCTCGGAAAAGGCTATGTCGGCCGGCGGCTCTACCTCTTGTATAATCCGGCCACCGGCCGCACGAACGGGACGACCAACAACTTCTTCGCGGCCATTACGATCCGGCCGCCATCCATCAACGACAAGCCCCACCGGCATGCCTCGGCGGCGATCAACTACTTCTTCGGCGGGAGCGGGAAGAGCA encodes:
- a CDS encoding AraC family ligand binding domain-containing protein produces the protein QPVRHNSTQANFCIQGGGHTIVKGKTIRFTQYDVWIHPSLATYTHVNDTKELQVRLTYSNAPVLEKMMIHYVEDNPQAEEAGEEAEGGEAGPKPAHPPFPDFIQIDDEGSTLMSYEKLINPEAVEQRPLHWPWARVKAELDKLAVLGKGYVGRRLYLLYNPATGRTNGTTNNFFAAITIRPPSINDKPHRHASAAINYFFGGSGKSIVDGKTYYWKAGDLMLTAPGWAIHNHSSNNEPVYELTIQDQPLNIAMDSLLWQEDLRHPPRLLGSQKGFETKGKVAAKS